A section of the Paenibacillus odorifer genome encodes:
- a CDS encoding glycosyl hydrolase family 8 has protein sequence MPMTQQGAFYTGKYRNLFKEFGFSEDEINAKLEETWSDLFYGDPNVRIYYPLDEDKSYILDTGNLDVRSEGMSYGMMMAVQMNKKDEFDRLWNFSKTFMQHKEGRYADYFAWHCKPDGTRISPGPAPDGEEFFAMALFFASKRWGNGPAPYNYSEQARIILRACVHKTETGAGDSMWDAETKLIKFVPESTFSDPSYHLPHFYDLFALWADEGDHIFWREAAEASRTYLHTTCHPITGLAPEYANFNGTPAEPQPHGDFSHFFSDAYRVAANIGLDWVWFQKDSWQVNQCNRIQAFFRNIEVSNYRRYTIEGQAFDEPALHPVGLLATNAMASLASDGPEAEHFVRLFWDTPLRTGQRRYYDNCLYFFSLLALSGNYRIY, from the coding sequence ATGCCAATGACACAACAAGGTGCTTTTTATACGGGGAAATATCGCAATTTATTTAAGGAGTTTGGCTTTTCTGAAGATGAAATCAACGCTAAACTCGAAGAAACTTGGAGTGATTTGTTTTACGGAGATCCGAACGTACGAATCTACTATCCGCTGGACGAGGATAAAAGCTATATTCTGGATACAGGTAATCTGGATGTTAGGTCTGAAGGAATGTCCTACGGGATGATGATGGCTGTTCAAATGAATAAAAAAGATGAGTTTGATCGTTTATGGAACTTCTCTAAGACGTTTATGCAGCACAAAGAAGGCCGTTATGCCGATTACTTTGCTTGGCACTGCAAGCCTGACGGTACAAGAATTTCACCAGGACCCGCACCGGACGGGGAAGAGTTTTTCGCCATGGCTTTGTTTTTTGCCTCAAAACGTTGGGGGAACGGTCCGGCACCTTATAATTATTCCGAGCAGGCTCGAATAATATTGCGTGCTTGTGTACATAAAACTGAAACAGGCGCTGGTGACTCAATGTGGGACGCGGAAACGAAACTGATTAAATTCGTACCGGAATCCACCTTCAGTGATCCATCTTACCATCTCCCCCATTTCTATGATTTGTTCGCTTTGTGGGCTGATGAAGGTGACCATATATTTTGGCGAGAAGCGGCGGAAGCCAGCCGCACATATCTACACACTACATGCCATCCTATAACTGGTCTCGCTCCCGAATATGCCAATTTTAACGGCACCCCGGCAGAACCCCAGCCTCATGGTGATTTCAGCCATTTTTTCAGTGATGCTTACCGGGTTGCGGCTAATATCGGTCTGGACTGGGTATGGTTCCAAAAGGACAGCTGGCAGGTCAATCAATGTAACCGAATTCAAGCTTTTTTTAGGAATATCGAAGTTTCCAATTACCGGCGGTACACCATTGAGGGACAGGCATTCGACGAACCGGCGCTGCATCCAGTAGGCCTTTTGGCGACCAATGCCATGGCTTCGCTTGCTTCGGATGGCCCGGAGGCAGAGCATTTTGTCCGTTTGTTTTGGGATACACCTTTGCGAACTGGACAACGTCGTTATTATGATAACTGTCTGTACTTCTTTAGTTTACTAGCCCTAAGTGGAAACTATCGCATTTATTGA